Proteins encoded in a region of the Spiroplasma endosymbiont of Amphimallon solstitiale genome:
- the rnr gene encoding ribonuclease R, with amino-acid sequence MKQEIINELQNSITPLSTVDLTVKLNITNHHQQQELIADLEELKNSEIILENKEQQFYMLKNNNLFIGKIQITKKGFGFVKLLNSEEEYYVNIKNINNALNNDEVLCKLVKINNQNDEAVVLKIIKRDTNLLVGTVIVNADTKVKTLLIQNAKLQQYEVNILNPDKALENNIVVAKIKNFEQNIFNVTITKILGNINDPGVDILAVIYEIGIKAQFDVETLAATDKVPLTVLESDKIGRIDLTKELLVTIDGKDAKDFDDAICVTKLANGNYRLIVAIADVSHYVTENSPLDEEAFTRGTSVYLADRVIPMLPTQLSNGICSLNEQVERLCMVCDMEIDKNGLTVKHKIYQAFMKSARRMNYDEVNDGYNGKNPNFIKTHPQIWEMLLKAKELHQILWKFKQDAGVIDFEINEAKTIINDNGEVTDIILRTRDIAEKLIESFMIRANEVVAKTVFDMKLPFIYRVHEHPRSKKMHQMVTILKLMGIKLNPKITNISSKDLQLLLNSLKQLPTFQILSTLLLRSMEKAQYTNKCIGHFGLASDYYTHFTSPIRRYPDLIVHRLLRQYIVKREINAKIIEKYQSFTNWAAEQSSNMELKALECERAVDQMKKAEYMMQFIGHKFEGIISSVTGFGLFVELDNTIEGLIRIADMTDDYYIFNEKAMILFGERKRKQYALGQKVSVLVKSANKVARTIDFILEENGQQNKNRDKNNNNQSSKMYKANNFKYRKKIKLNGKVKKK; translated from the coding sequence ATTTTGGAAAATAAAGAACAACAATTTTATATGCTAAAAAATAATAATTTATTTATTGGCAAAATTCAAATTACTAAAAAAGGATTTGGATTTGTTAAATTATTAAATAGTGAAGAAGAATATTACGTTAATATAAAAAACATAAATAATGCGTTAAATAATGATGAAGTATTATGTAAGTTAGTAAAAATTAATAATCAGAATGATGAGGCTGTAGTATTAAAAATTATTAAACGTGATACTAATCTTCTTGTTGGTACTGTTATTGTTAATGCAGATACGAAAGTAAAAACATTATTAATTCAAAATGCAAAGTTACAACAGTATGAAGTTAATATTTTAAATCCTGATAAAGCGTTAGAAAATAATATTGTTGTTGCAAAAATTAAAAATTTTGAACAAAATATTTTTAATGTTACTATTACTAAAATCTTGGGTAATATTAATGATCCTGGTGTTGATATTTTAGCTGTTATTTATGAAATTGGCATTAAAGCACAATTTGATGTTGAAACATTAGCAGCAACAGATAAGGTGCCATTAACAGTTTTAGAATCAGATAAAATTGGTCGTATTGATTTGACTAAAGAGTTATTAGTTACAATTGATGGTAAAGATGCTAAAGATTTTGATGATGCTATTTGTGTTACTAAACTAGCTAATGGTAATTATCGTTTAATTGTAGCTATTGCTGATGTTAGTCATTATGTAACAGAAAATAGTCCTTTAGATGAAGAGGCATTTACTCGTGGTACATCTGTTTACTTAGCAGATCGTGTTATTCCTATGTTACCAACGCAGTTATCAAATGGTATTTGTTCTTTAAATGAACAAGTAGAACGTTTATGTATGGTTTGTGATATGGAAATTGATAAGAATGGTTTAACAGTAAAACATAAAATTTATCAGGCATTTATGAAATCAGCAAGAAGAATGAATTATGACGAAGTAAATGATGGATATAATGGTAAAAATCCAAATTTTATTAAAACACATCCACAAATTTGAGAAATGTTACTAAAAGCAAAAGAATTGCACCAAATTTTATGAAAGTTTAAACAAGATGCTGGAGTAATTGATTTTGAAATTAATGAAGCAAAAACAATTATTAACGACAATGGAGAAGTAACTGATATTATTTTAAGAACTCGTGATATCGCTGAAAAATTAATTGAAAGTTTTATGATTAGAGCTAATGAAGTAGTTGCTAAAACTGTATTTGATATGAAATTACCTTTTATTTATCGTGTTCATGAACATCCTCGTTCTAAAAAAATGCATCAAATGGTTACAATTCTGAAATTAATGGGCATTAAACTAAATCCAAAAATCACAAATATTAGTTCAAAAGATTTACAATTATTATTAAATTCTTTAAAACAATTACCAACATTTCAAATTTTATCAACTTTATTATTAAGAAGTATGGAAAAAGCACAGTATACTAATAAATGTATTGGCCATTTTGGACTTGCTAGTGATTATTATACACATTTTACTTCGCCAATTAGACGTTATCCTGATTTAATAGTTCATCGTTTATTGCGTCAATATATAGTTAAAAGAGAAATAAATGCTAAAATAATTGAGAAATATCAAAGTTTTACTAATTGAGCTGCTGAGCAATCTAGTAATATGGAATTAAAAGCATTAGAGTGTGAACGAGCTGTAGATCAAATGAAAAAAGCAGAATACATGATGCAATTTATTGGTCATAAATTTGAAGGTATAATTTCTAGTGTAACTGGCTTTGGATTATTTGTTGAGTTAGATAATACAATTGAGGGTTTAATTAGAATTGCAGACATGACTGATGATTATTATATTTTTAATGAAAAAGCGATGATTTTGTTTGGTGAAAGAAAACGAAAACAGTATGCTCTTGGTCAAAAGGTCAGTGTTCTTGTTAAAAGTGCAAATAAAGTTGCTAGAACTATTGATTTTATTTTAGAAGAAAATGGTCAGCAAAATAAAAACCGTGATAAAAATAATAATAATCAATCATCAAAAATGTATAAAGCAAATAATTTTAAATATAGAAAAAAGATAAAACTAAATGGTAAAGTTAAAAAAAAATAA